From Tiliqua scincoides isolate rTilSci1 chromosome 2, rTilSci1.hap2, whole genome shotgun sequence, the proteins below share one genomic window:
- the LOC136641173 gene encoding taste receptor type 2 member 8-like, producing the protein MIPSLYTVILITVFGLALGGFTSNAFIIAVIVTEWAKSSSLNSSELLLLSLGVSNICFIATAIAAVFWSIFRNFLMPQVIGIIMGIAVLSRFWFTAWLCVFYCVKIVNSTHFLFLWCKQRISQLLPWILAASAAISIISPFFAFRLVPVHLQGKTSTVNITGMAQEEAEGKILPSYEIFFLVIGSSCPLLVVFLCSIVIVASLYKHACQMRGKESSFRSPQTEAHFKAAGTVLFLLFLYLSFYITQVLTLVIPTEIVSSVYFVVLTGYSLAQASILVLVNSKLKQALTRMLPGRKP; encoded by the coding sequence ATGATTCCTTCCCTATACACTGTCATTCTGATAACTGTGTTTGGATTAGCCCTGGGTGGGTTCACCTCCAATGCCTTCATAATTGCAGTGATAGTCACTGAATGGGCTAAATCCAGCAGTCTGAATTCCAGCGAACTTCTCCTTCTCAGCCTCGGTGTGTCTAATATCTGCTTCATAGCTACTGCGATTGCAGCTGTCTTCTGGTCCATCTTCAGGAACTTCTTGATGCCTCAAGTAATCGGCATCATTATGGGCATTGCTGTCTTATCCAGATTCTGGTTCACTGCCTGGCTCTGCGTCTTCTACTGCGTCAAGATAGTGAACAGcacccacttccttttcctttggTGCAAGCAGAGGATATCGCAGCTGCTGCCTTGGATTCTTGCAGCATCTGCAGCCATCTCCATCATCTCTCCCTTCTTTGCATTTCGGCTTGTTCCTGTGCATCTCCAGGGCAAAACAAGCACAGTCAACATTACAGGCATGGCCCAAGAAGAGGCAGAAGGAAAAATTCTCCCATCCTATGAAATATTCTTCTTAGTTATTGGCTCTTCCTGTCCTCTTCTTGTGGTTTTCCTTTGCTCCATTGTGATTGTTGCCTCCCTCTACAAACATGCTTGCCAGATGAGAGGCAAGGAGTCCAGTTTCAGGAGCCCCCAAACAGAAGCTCATTTCAAGGCAGCTGGAACCgtgctcttcctcctcttcctttaccTTTCTTTCTACATAACACAGGTGCTGACTTTGGTAATACCCACTGAGATTGTTTCCTCTGTGTATTTTGTAGTGTTGACAGGGTACTCTCTTGCCCAGGCTTCCATCCTGGTGCTAGTTAACTCCAAGCTCAAGCAGGCACTTACCCGGATGCTTCCAGGAAGAAAACCTTAA